In Pseudomonas saponiphila, the genomic stretch CCGGGTGGTCATGGACAGGCTCCGCAGGCAAGGGGTTCAGAACACGTGGACCAGGCGCAGCAGGGCATCGGTGCCGGCAAAGCCGTTCTCGGTGGCGACGTTTTGCGACAGGCTGAACAGCAGCTGGTTCTGCTTGTCCAGCCAGTGCCCGAGCTCGAAGCCGACCTGGGTGTAGCGCTTGTGGGTATCGTCGATGCGCCGGTCGTTGATCCGCAGTTCGCCGCCGTCGGCGTGGATCAGGCGCAGGGCGCCATAGGTTGAGGGGGTGAAGTCGTAGGAGGCGAAGGCTTGCAGGCGATAGAGCGGGTCCTGCTTGAGGTCGCTGCCCAGATAGTCGTTGTTGCTGCCGTAGAGCTGGGCTTCGAGGTTGGCTTCCAGCACCCATTTTTCACCCAGGCCCTGGGTGTAGTTGTAGACAAAGGTCGCGCCCCAGCGGTTGGCCCCGGGTGACACGTCCGGGTTGCGGCTGTGGTACTCGCCCAGGGGCAGCGTGACCAGGGTCAGCAGGCCGCTGTAGGTGCGGGTTTGCGGCTGGTTGATGAAGAACAGCGTGCCGCCGACCTGGGGATCGCCGAAGCCGCTTTCGCTGCTGCGGTGCTCGGCGCCGGGCAGGCGGGCGCTGATGTCGGCGAAGGGCACGATGAACTGTGGGGTGCACAGGGTGCCGCACAGGTCGCTGAAGAACACCTGACGGTAGGCCATGGCGTTGATCCGCAGATCGGCCTTGCCGCTGCTGTCGGCCGGGCCGTGGAAATCGCCGGCGCGGGTGGCGGGCAGGTACAGCACGCCGAGGCTGGTGCCCGCGGGGGCGGCGAAGAAGTCCCGGGCGTTGAGGTCCGCGGCGTTGAGCGACAGGCTGGCCAGGGCGCCAGCCAGGGCCAGGGCCAGGGCGGTACGGGTCGGAATCCTTGTCATGGGCGGTGCGTCTCTTGTAGGTGTTGTTATTCGGCGAACGGCTCGCCGGCACACGGCAGTGGGGCAAAAAACAGGCAAAGGCTGCCCGTGGCCGTCAAACGCGACGGCGCAAGTCAGTGCGGATCAGCGGTCTGGATCAGTCGGGCGGGGCGTGGAGCAACTGGGCGATGCGCGCCTTGTCCTTGACGCCGAGCTTGCTGTAGATGGCGCGGATGTGATGGCGCACGGTGTTGGGCGATATGCCCAGGTCCCGGGCCACTTCCTTGTAGGTCTTGCCGTCGCCGAAGCACTGGGCGACGGCGTTTTCCCGGGGGCTGAGCTTGGGTAGCAGGGCGCGGCTGCGGGCCGCCAGCAGGTACAGGTCGCCCACGGCGGAGCAGTCGATCTGCAGGCGCTTGCCCTCGAAGCCGTTGCTGTCCAACGCCATGGGCAATTGCGGACCGTTCCAGCGCGGCCATTCATTGAGTAGCAGGTCGACAAACCCCCGTTCGGCGCACTGCAGTACCCCGCGCTGGTCGCACACCGCCAGGGCCAGGTTGCGCGGGCGACTGAGCCGTTCGCGCATCGCCACCAGGGTGCGGATCTGATTGGCCGACACCGCCGCCACCAGGTGCAGCATCAGGTTGTTCAGCAACTGGCAGTCGTCCTGGTTGAAGCGCGGGGCCCCCGGGGCGCGGTACAGGGCCAGGTGGTTGTTCAGCTGGGTGTGGGGGTCGATGTGCACCACGCACAGCAGTTCGCCGATGTGGTATTGGCGGCCCAGCCAGTTGAGGCCGGCGCCGTTGTCCGGGTCGGCCATGTCGACGATCACCGCCCGGCCCGGCACCTCGTGCACCCGGTGCACGGTGACATCGGTGTGGCGGATCGATTGCCAGTCCGGCAGGTAGCTCGGCGGCAGGCGGTACAGGTAGCAGCTGTGCTCATCCGGCAGGCCATCCACCAGGGCGGCGCGACCCCACCAGGCGCTGTCGAAGGGCAAGAGTTTGCCGATGCGCGCCAGGGCATGGGGGGGAAGGCTTTCGATGTCCTTGTGCTGCGCCAGTTGCTGCAAGTCCAGGGTCAGCTCGCTGAAGGCCTGCAACAGGCTGGCCGGAGCGTGATCGGGTCGGTTCATGGGGCTGTACCTCTGTGCGACGTTGTTATTGTTTTCGTCACGGAAGTGGTTGAGGACCGTACGCCTGGGGGACGTGGGCAGGGCCTGGGACGAGTATCGATGGCTGGGGCGGTGGCCGCCATCCTACAGATGCAGGAGGTGGCCCATGGCCCAGCGGCGCGGGTCGCTATGCTTGAGCGGGTGAATCCGGGATTCCCATTGGGAGTGAGTTCGATGCCGAGGCTGCCTTTTTCCGTTTCGCACTGCGTCAGCGGGTTTGATGCGGTCAGGCTGCGGCCCTGGGGGGCGCGCTTGTGCGGCTTCAGCGAAACGCTGCCGGGCAGCGTGCAACGGCTTGAGGTCGCACAGCCACAGGTCAAGCTGGTGATCGGCCTGGCGTCCCCCTACGGGCTCGCCGCCAATGGGCGCGAGCAGCGCTGCCAGGCGTTCGTGGTGAGCCGCCCGGCCGCTCCGGTGATCGTCGAGCAGAGCGGTGTGCATTCATGCATCGAGGTGGAGCTGCCGCCCTGGGCCGCGTACCGCCTGTTTCAGGGCGATAGCCAAGTGCTTGCCAGCCCTTGGCTGGATTTGCCGGAACTGTGGGGCGCGGCGGTTGGCTTGTTGGTCGAGGCGCTGGAAGAAAACCCTTGCTGGACCAGTCGATTGCTGCGGGTCGAAAGCTTTCTTGTCGAGCGTCTGCAGAACTCGCGCCGTGACGTGCCGCCGATGGTGCGCCTGGCCTGGGAGGAACTGCAGCGTAGTGGTGGCTGTATCCCGATCCACCATCTGAGCGAGCGGGCCGGCTGCAGCGGGCGGCATTTCGCCAGTCGTTTCAAGGCCCATCTGGGGCAAGGACCGAAGGCCTGCGCCCGGCACCTGCGCTTTGCCCGCGCCCAGCAGTTGCTGGAATCGCGACCGGCGCTGGAGCTGGTGCACGTGGCGATGCTGTGCGGCTACAGCGACCAGAGCCACTTCAGCCGCGAGTTCCAGGCATTCGCCGGCTGTTCCCCGGGCGCCTATGCCCGGGGCGGCTGGGCGACGATCCCGGGCAAGCCGGCGTCGTTGCTGGAGGGCTAGAGCCCATCGCGTCCCAGGTCAGTTTTGTTCAAGACCCTGCCCCGACCCTAGGCGGACACTGGCGACTCTGTCTCGGTGAATGTGGAGGATGTATGTCAGGTCGACTGTCTCATGTGGAAATTGGCGTGTTCGATGGTGATCGGGCGCTGGTGTTCTTTCAGCAGCTGTTCGGCTGGTCGCCGCAGCCGCTGGGGGCGGAGCACAACGCTTGGTTGCAGGCGCCGTCGTTCAGCGTCGGGGTACACGGCGACGACCCCGCGGCGCGCATGGTCCTGTACTTCCAGGTCGAGGATCTGGCCGGCAGTGTCTTGCAGGTCCGGGCCCTGGGTGGCCAGGCGGGCGCGCTCAGCGAGCA encodes the following:
- a CDS encoding transporter, with protein sequence MTRIPTRTALALALAGALASLSLNAADLNARDFFAAPAGTSLGVLYLPATRAGDFHGPADSSGKADLRINAMAYRQVFFSDLCGTLCTPQFIVPFADISARLPGAEHRSSESGFGDPQVGGTLFFINQPQTRTYSGLLTLVTLPLGEYHSRNPDVSPGANRWGATFVYNYTQGLGEKWVLEANLEAQLYGSNNDYLGSDLKQDPLYRLQAFASYDFTPSTYGALRLIHADGGELRINDRRIDDTHKRYTQVGFELGHWLDKQNQLLFSLSQNVATENGFAGTDALLRLVHVF
- a CDS encoding helix-turn-helix transcriptional regulator, which codes for MNRPDHAPASLLQAFSELTLDLQQLAQHKDIESLPPHALARIGKLLPFDSAWWGRAALVDGLPDEHSCYLYRLPPSYLPDWQSIRHTDVTVHRVHEVPGRAVIVDMADPDNGAGLNWLGRQYHIGELLCVVHIDPHTQLNNHLALYRAPGAPRFNQDDCQLLNNLMLHLVAAVSANQIRTLVAMRERLSRPRNLALAVCDQRGVLQCAERGFVDLLLNEWPRWNGPQLPMALDSNGFEGKRLQIDCSAVGDLYLLAARSRALLPKLSPRENAVAQCFGDGKTYKEVARDLGISPNTVRHHIRAIYSKLGVKDKARIAQLLHAPPD
- a CDS encoding AraC family transcriptional regulator, yielding MPRLPFSVSHCVSGFDAVRLRPWGARLCGFSETLPGSVQRLEVAQPQVKLVIGLASPYGLAANGREQRCQAFVVSRPAAPVIVEQSGVHSCIEVELPPWAAYRLFQGDSQVLASPWLDLPELWGAAVGLLVEALEENPCWTSRLLRVESFLVERLQNSRRDVPPMVRLAWEELQRSGGCIPIHHLSERAGCSGRHFASRFKAHLGQGPKACARHLRFARAQQLLESRPALELVHVAMLCGYSDQSHFSREFQAFAGCSPGAYARGGWATIPGKPASLLEG
- a CDS encoding VOC family protein, whose translation is MSGRLSHVEIGVFDGDRALVFFQQLFGWSPQPLGAEHNAWLQAPSFSVGVHGDDPAARMVLYFQVEDLAGSVLQVRALGGQAGALSEHEPGFGRFCLCHDPQGVCFGLQQPDPS